A single Fundidesulfovibrio terrae DNA region contains:
- a CDS encoding TetR/AcrR family transcriptional regulator, with protein sequence MAEQTIETIIDAATALFAQRGAEGITVLEIAKRASVSAGTVIYHFKSKDNLLFIISREIFSRLLRQSQQAMRQSGTPLAALHAFLDAFFALAEKSRDSIVFLARFDPFTRLDLETFPNADLLVLRDQYIGLVVDCVAEGVAGKCFNPVDPAAFGMLTWAALQGICRIYSQASSLRELSRELKSMVAFRLTGTLADEMDPSLT encoded by the coding sequence GTGGCAGAGCAGACCATCGAGACCATCATCGACGCCGCCACCGCCTTGTTCGCGCAAAGGGGGGCCGAGGGCATCACCGTGCTCGAAATAGCCAAGCGGGCCAGCGTGTCGGCCGGCACGGTGATCTACCACTTCAAGTCCAAGGACAATCTGCTGTTCATAATCTCGCGCGAAATATTCTCCCGGCTGCTCAGGCAGTCCCAGCAGGCCATGCGCCAATCGGGCACGCCGCTTGCCGCCCTCCACGCCTTCCTCGACGCCTTCTTTGCCCTGGCGGAGAAAAGCCGCGACAGCATCGTCTTCCTCGCCCGGTTCGACCCGTTCACCCGTCTGGACCTGGAGACTTTTCCCAATGCCGACCTGCTTGTATTGAGGGACCAATATATCGGCCTGGTGGTGGATTGCGTTGCGGAAGGCGTTGCCGGAAAATGTTTTAATCCGGTGGATCCTGCCGCGTTCGGCATGTTGACATGGGCGGCATTGCAAGGAATTTGTCGAATATATAGTCAAGCATCTTCTCTCCGGGAACTCTCCCGGGAGCTCAAAAGCATGGTCGCGTTCAGACTTACGGGTACGCTGGCCGACGAAATGGACCCGAGCCTTACTTGA
- a CDS encoding PAS domain-containing protein produces MHTHDESRKSHEELQAEVERLRREVTHLEAAQLARRRVQALLTSERDSFREAFDGSSVPQVWLDRSGRVLRLNRVAQAMLGVDIPPSDFTVFNDPQLIMLGVPPYFERALSGETVRVPAHVFNPARTHYSAPDVDLTVETVLYPLAGDVSGQATVVVQFFDVSALAAAEAEVRQLRDELSRMKAAPHDTDR; encoded by the coding sequence ATGCATACCCACGACGAATCACGCAAATCCCACGAGGAGCTCCAGGCCGAAGTGGAACGCCTGCGCAGGGAAGTGACCCACCTGGAGGCGGCCCAGTTGGCCAGGCGCAGGGTGCAGGCCCTGCTCACGTCCGAGCGGGACTCGTTCCGCGAGGCCTTTGACGGCTCCTCCGTTCCCCAGGTGTGGCTCGACCGGAGCGGGCGCGTACTGCGCCTCAACAGGGTCGCGCAGGCCATGCTCGGGGTGGACATCCCCCCCAGCGACTTCACCGTTTTCAACGATCCCCAGCTCATCATGCTGGGCGTCCCCCCGTATTTCGAGCGGGCCCTTTCGGGCGAGACGGTCCGCGTTCCCGCCCACGTCTTCAACCCGGCCAGGACCCATTACAGTGCTCCCGACGTGGATTTGACGGTGGAAACCGTGCTGTATCCGCTCGCGGGCGACGTAAGCGGCCAGGCCACCGTGGTGGTGCAGTTCTTCGACGTCAGCGCCCTTGCCGCCGCAGAAGCCGAGGTCCGGCAGTTGCGCGACGAACTCTCGCGGATGAAAGCCGCCCCGCACGACACGGACCGTTAA
- a CDS encoding chemotaxis protein CheW, with protein sequence MSDSTNQFLTFTLGEEVFALDIASVREVLEYTAITKVPRTHESIRGVINLRGRAVPVVDVRLKFGMAETQRTVDTCIIIVEVSLGGEDTVLGALADSVKEVMDIEPGDIEPAPRMGTSIKADFIRGIGKHNDEFIIVLDIDKVFSEEEIVHAAAVVAEEAPSEA encoded by the coding sequence GTGAGCGACAGCACCAATCAGTTTCTGACCTTCACCCTGGGCGAGGAGGTCTTCGCCCTGGACATCGCCTCGGTGCGCGAGGTGCTGGAATACACCGCCATCACCAAGGTGCCGCGCACGCACGAGAGCATCCGCGGGGTCATCAACCTGCGCGGGCGCGCCGTGCCTGTGGTGGACGTGCGCCTCAAGTTCGGCATGGCCGAGACCCAGCGCACCGTGGACACCTGCATCATCATCGTGGAGGTGTCCCTGGGCGGCGAGGACACGGTCCTCGGCGCCCTGGCCGACTCGGTCAAGGAGGTCATGGACATCGAACCGGGGGACATCGAACCGGCTCCCCGGATGGGCACATCCATCAAGGCCGACTTCATCCGGGGCATCGGCAAGCACAATGACGAGTTCATCATCGTGCTGGACATCGACAAGGTGTTCTCGGAAGAGGAGATCGTTCACGCGGCGGCCGTCGTCGCCGAGGAGGCCCCTTCCGAGGCCTGA
- a CDS encoding Crp/Fnr family transcriptional regulator, with product MSSHGTQMDWHLIKGGFFDGLEREFAAFRVVADKRRIKKNEIVFFENDLCDRSFYLDQGSVKIFRVSLHGKEPTFFIRSPGEMFGLAEVVGGERRKASAQALTDCALLEVARDDFLTLMLEHPLLARRVIEVLGKRIRYLSEQLENVMTCGVGTRLLKLLLCLSHDEIAQARGGPVDVPVRLTQGQIAAMTGSCQQTVSETLAAFEQRGLISVSRRSIRLLDPGAIVDALSEPES from the coding sequence ATGTCTTCGCATGGAACCCAGATGGACTGGCACCTGATCAAGGGCGGCTTCTTCGACGGCCTGGAGCGCGAGTTCGCGGCCTTCCGCGTTGTCGCGGACAAGCGGCGCATCAAGAAGAACGAGATCGTGTTCTTCGAGAACGACCTGTGCGACCGCTCCTTCTACCTGGACCAGGGCTCGGTGAAGATTTTCCGGGTGTCCCTGCACGGCAAGGAGCCCACCTTCTTCATCCGCTCGCCGGGCGAGATGTTCGGGCTGGCCGAGGTGGTGGGCGGGGAGCGCCGCAAGGCCTCCGCCCAGGCCCTGACGGATTGCGCGCTGCTGGAGGTGGCCCGCGACGATTTCCTCACGCTCATGCTCGAGCATCCCCTGCTGGCCCGGCGGGTGATCGAGGTGCTGGGCAAGCGCATCCGGTATCTCAGCGAGCAGTTGGAGAACGTGATGACCTGCGGCGTGGGCACGAGGCTCCTGAAGCTCCTGCTGTGCCTCTCCCACGACGAGATCGCCCAGGCCAGGGGCGGCCCGGTGGACGTGCCCGTGCGCCTCACCCAGGGACAGATCGCGGCCATGACCGGCTCCTGCCAGCAGACCGTGAGCGAGACCCTGGCGGCCTTCGAGCAGCGCGGGCTCATAAGCGTATCGCGGCGCAGCATACGGCTTCTGGACCCAGGGGCCATCGTGGACGCCCTGTCCGAGCCGGAATCCTGA
- a CDS encoding tetraacyldisaccharide 4'-kinase, with protein MQDIIAWQQRLRLLLAPPAALTSLAMRARASLYARKILPSWNPPAPAVGVGGINPTARGKVLVSAWLMGWAAAKGITPALLACPRDASPQDMPLSVTADTPAFECGTDAALLARYRPDSVILSDVNPVRAGKSAWAAVSPRIFILHDFYSALSAKRSADLALLNAYDLDKGWNRPFPAGFWREGVRALSRASAFILHIPPDEVPLRAPLAERRLGRFGKPVFTVHPSIWRLRQPDGQVATDLGGEPYLLVTAESNQEMAAKAAQSFLKLPPRLRVVFSDSHRFTQQDQDQIAADAARMRTPHVLATPEAALRLGGVPGRTLWTYDPDVVLGPCLLGGGAFTPWWENAWAGIRQQA; from the coding sequence ATGCAGGATATCATCGCCTGGCAACAGCGCCTCCGACTCCTTCTGGCCCCGCCGGCGGCCCTGACGTCGCTGGCCATGCGCGCCAGGGCTTCGCTCTACGCCAGGAAGATCCTGCCGTCGTGGAATCCGCCCGCGCCCGCCGTGGGCGTGGGGGGTATCAACCCCACGGCGAGGGGCAAGGTGCTGGTGTCGGCCTGGCTCATGGGCTGGGCCGCGGCCAAGGGGATCACCCCGGCGCTTTTGGCCTGTCCGCGCGACGCCTCCCCGCAGGACATGCCCCTTTCCGTCACGGCGGACACCCCCGCCTTCGAATGCGGCACGGACGCGGCGCTTCTGGCCAGGTACCGCCCCGACTCGGTCATTCTCTCGGACGTGAACCCCGTGCGGGCCGGAAAATCCGCCTGGGCGGCCGTCTCCCCACGCATCTTCATCCTGCACGATTTCTATTCGGCCTTGTCCGCCAAGCGCTCGGCCGACCTGGCGCTTTTGAACGCCTACGACCTGGACAAAGGCTGGAACCGCCCCTTCCCGGCCGGATTCTGGCGGGAGGGCGTGCGCGCCCTCTCCAGGGCTTCGGCCTTCATTCTGCACATCCCTCCGGATGAGGTTCCCCTGCGCGCGCCCCTGGCCGAGCGCCGGCTGGGACGATTCGGCAAGCCTGTTTTCACCGTGCACCCGAGCATCTGGCGTCTCCGGCAGCCGGACGGCCAGGTGGCCACGGATCTTGGCGGGGAGCCGTACCTGCTGGTCACCGCCGAATCCAACCAGGAGATGGCCGCCAAGGCGGCTCAGTCTTTCCTGAAGCTGCCGCCGCGCCTGCGGGTGGTGTTCTCCGACTCCCACCGCTTCACCCAGCAGGACCAGGACCAGATCGCGGCGGACGCCGCGCGCATGCGCACCCCCCATGTGCTGGCCACCCCCGAGGCCGCCCTGCGCCTGGGCGGAGTGCCCGGCCGCACCCTCTGGACGTACGACCCCGACGTTGTGCTCGGCCCTTGCCTGCTGGGCGGAGGGGCGTTCACCCCCTGGTGGGAGAACGCCTGGGCCGGGATACGCCAGCAAGCCTAA
- a CDS encoding adenylyl-sulfate reductase subunit alpha has protein sequence MPRMAQNPPSLDAVETVRVDCDILIIGGGNAGCFSAVEAAKIDPSLKVVIMEKAQIMRSGACSAGMDAINTYIPEGKTPEDLVRWCRSQVGGGPIREDLALSNAKELNESVDDLERWGLPILRDENGKIRYRGAWDISIHGEQLKPIMAEKAIEAGAEVYNRVACTQLLMDNGRCAGALGFGVRDGKFYVFRAKATINATGGAAGLYKSYTADATDSHHQIWMCPYCVGTGYAVGIRQGAEMTSMEQRWVATRTKDFCGPVDTISVGYKAPIINAKGERIMQKRYAHLGADKAPRYIRANAPMEEWLAGRGPTYCDTRGMKPELAEQMMTDYLNERPSFVLFLASRGQDPVKEPIEIYGSDPYIVGGHTQSGFWVDLDRMTTVPGLFAAGETAGGNPNKFVGGCAAEGKLALRGAADYIKNLVLPEPDAAQVAAEKARVFEPLLRGEDFDGLKALEMEERLQRLMDEYAGGTSQFYRTNEERLDYALKHLTMLREQTKYLKAADLHDLMSVHEVIDRIDVAEVLCHHLKFRKETRWQGWQTRSDYPEVDPAYDCHVESRRNLETGEIETFTRPYEQLVPGDRYKP, from the coding sequence ATGCCCCGCATGGCCCAAAACCCCCCAAGCCTGGACGCGGTCGAGACCGTCCGGGTGGACTGCGACATCCTCATCATCGGCGGCGGCAACGCCGGATGCTTCTCGGCCGTGGAGGCCGCCAAGATCGACCCCTCCCTCAAGGTGGTCATCATGGAAAAGGCCCAGATCATGCGTTCCGGCGCGTGCTCGGCGGGCATGGACGCCATCAACACCTACATCCCCGAGGGCAAGACCCCCGAAGATCTCGTCAGGTGGTGCCGCTCCCAGGTGGGCGGCGGGCCCATCCGGGAAGACCTGGCCTTGTCCAATGCGAAGGAGCTGAACGAATCCGTGGACGACCTGGAGCGCTGGGGCCTGCCCATCCTGCGCGACGAGAACGGCAAGATCCGCTACCGGGGCGCCTGGGACATCTCCATCCACGGCGAGCAGTTGAAGCCCATCATGGCCGAGAAAGCCATCGAGGCCGGGGCCGAGGTGTACAACCGCGTGGCCTGCACCCAGCTCTTGATGGACAACGGCCGCTGCGCGGGGGCGCTGGGCTTCGGGGTTCGCGACGGCAAATTCTACGTGTTCCGGGCCAAGGCCACCATCAACGCCACGGGCGGCGCGGCCGGGCTCTACAAGAGCTACACCGCCGACGCCACGGACAGCCACCACCAGATCTGGATGTGCCCCTACTGCGTGGGCACGGGATATGCGGTCGGAATCCGCCAGGGCGCGGAGATGACCTCCATGGAGCAGCGCTGGGTGGCCACGCGCACCAAGGACTTCTGCGGACCCGTGGACACCATCTCGGTGGGCTACAAGGCGCCCATAATAAACGCCAAGGGCGAGCGCATCATGCAGAAGCGCTATGCCCACCTGGGCGCGGACAAGGCTCCGCGCTACATCCGGGCCAACGCCCCCATGGAGGAGTGGCTGGCCGGACGCGGCCCCACCTACTGCGACACGCGCGGCATGAAGCCCGAGCTGGCCGAGCAGATGATGACCGACTACCTGAACGAGCGCCCGAGTTTCGTGTTGTTTCTGGCCAGCCGGGGGCAGGACCCGGTCAAGGAGCCCATCGAGATCTACGGCTCCGACCCCTACATCGTGGGCGGGCACACCCAGTCCGGCTTCTGGGTGGACCTTGACCGCATGACCACCGTCCCGGGCCTGTTCGCGGCCGGCGAGACCGCGGGCGGCAACCCCAACAAGTTCGTTGGCGGGTGCGCGGCCGAGGGCAAGCTGGCCCTGCGCGGAGCGGCGGACTACATCAAGAATCTCGTCCTGCCCGAGCCGGACGCCGCCCAGGTGGCCGCCGAGAAGGCCCGGGTGTTCGAACCGCTCTTGCGCGGCGAGGACTTCGACGGCCTCAAGGCCCTGGAGATGGAAGAGCGACTGCAGCGCCTCATGGACGAATACGCCGGCGGCACCAGCCAGTTCTACCGCACCAACGAGGAACGGCTGGACTATGCGCTCAAGCACCTGACCATGCTGCGCGAGCAGACGAAGTACCTGAAGGCCGCCGACCTGCACGACCTCATGAGCGTGCACGAGGTCATCGACCGCATCGACGTGGCCGAGGTGCTCTGCCACCACCTGAAGTTCCGCAAGGAGACCCGCTGGCAGGGCTGGCAGACCCGCTCGGACTACCCCGAGGTGGATCCGGCCTATGATTGCCACGTGGAGAGCCGCCGGAATCTCGAGACAGGCGAGATCGAGACTTTCACCCGCCCCTACGAGCAGCTCGTGCCGGGCGACCGGTACAAGCCCTAA
- a CDS encoding HAMP domain-containing methyl-accepting chemotaxis protein, with protein sequence MRNLKLGVKIGLGFGILILIAALLGGMAMVNMGSVGKQADRLAQEVAPEVATANTLERSSLHTLYEMRGFAFTGDETYWKEMAKELASVEQSLQGAQDLARKFPHLTKFKENADNASAKVAEYKKLAEQTYSLSKAIDENRRAMDQAAQTFMKSCLEYLADEGKKLNEALVPATVESAKVKGRTEKLELMNGIIDAGNAIRLSNFKGQALRDPKLIQEGMKRFETIASKVQAIRSNTTQELNLRQLAEMLQGADSYKETMASYIKNYMAIEELNKKLRETSAEVIKAAEEIAASGVKETRDVTAEASRSLASASAILGAGLVLALLLGVGVAFFITKGITGPVVQGVGFAQKMAEGDMTQDLHVDQQDEIGVLANALRDMTQRLNEVMGEVVEGANNVASGSQELSATSETLSQGASEQAASVEEVSSSMEQMASNIQQNADNAVQTEAMALKAARDAEEGGQAVAQTVGAMKQIAEKISIIEEIARQTNLLALNAAIEAARAGEHGKGFAVVAAEVRKLAERSGHAASEISGLSSESVAVAEKAGAMLGAIVPDIRKTAELVQEIAAASREQNAGADQINKAIQQLDQVIQQNASASEEMASTSEELSSQAEQLLATVGFFRLRGGHALRRSAPKALPATIHTTPRHASTAPKAPGGPRKGVTLDLAQDQGDDFEKF encoded by the coding sequence ATGCGTAACCTGAAGCTTGGGGTTAAGATCGGCTTGGGCTTCGGCATTCTCATCCTCATCGCCGCGCTGCTGGGCGGCATGGCCATGGTGAACATGGGCTCGGTGGGCAAACAGGCGGACCGTCTGGCCCAGGAAGTGGCCCCCGAGGTGGCGACCGCCAACACTCTGGAACGATCCTCCCTGCACACCCTGTACGAGATGCGTGGATTCGCCTTCACTGGCGACGAGACGTACTGGAAGGAAATGGCCAAAGAGTTGGCCTCGGTGGAGCAGAGCCTTCAAGGCGCTCAGGATCTGGCCAGGAAATTCCCCCATCTGACCAAGTTCAAGGAAAACGCTGACAATGCCTCGGCCAAAGTCGCCGAATACAAGAAACTGGCCGAGCAGACCTATTCCTTGAGCAAGGCCATCGACGAAAACCGTCGGGCCATGGACCAAGCGGCCCAGACATTCATGAAGAGCTGCCTCGAGTATCTCGCGGACGAGGGCAAGAAGCTGAATGAGGCACTCGTCCCGGCTACCGTCGAATCGGCCAAAGTGAAGGGCCGGACGGAAAAGCTCGAACTCATGAACGGCATCATCGACGCGGGCAACGCCATCAGGCTGTCCAATTTCAAGGGCCAGGCCCTGCGCGATCCCAAACTCATCCAGGAAGGAATGAAGCGTTTCGAAACCATCGCTTCCAAGGTGCAGGCCATCCGTTCCAACACCACGCAGGAACTCAACCTGCGGCAGCTGGCCGAGATGCTCCAAGGCGCCGACAGCTACAAGGAAACCATGGCCAGCTACATAAAGAATTACATGGCGATAGAAGAATTAAACAAGAAGCTCAGGGAGACCTCCGCCGAGGTGATCAAAGCCGCGGAGGAAATTGCCGCCTCCGGCGTGAAGGAGACCCGGGACGTCACGGCCGAGGCGTCCCGCAGCCTGGCCTCGGCCTCTGCCATCCTGGGCGCGGGGCTGGTCCTCGCCTTGCTCCTGGGCGTGGGCGTGGCCTTCTTCATCACCAAGGGCATCACCGGCCCGGTGGTCCAGGGGGTCGGGTTCGCCCAGAAAATGGCCGAGGGCGACATGACCCAGGACTTGCACGTGGACCAGCAGGACGAGATCGGCGTGCTGGCCAACGCCCTGCGCGACATGACCCAGCGTCTGAACGAGGTGATGGGCGAGGTGGTGGAGGGGGCCAACAACGTGGCCTCCGGCTCGCAGGAGCTTTCGGCCACCTCCGAGACCCTCTCCCAGGGGGCCAGCGAGCAGGCAGCCAGCGTGGAGGAGGTTTCCTCCTCCATGGAGCAGATGGCCTCCAACATCCAGCAGAACGCGGACAACGCCGTGCAGACCGAGGCCATGGCCCTCAAGGCCGCCAGGGACGCGGAAGAGGGCGGCCAGGCCGTGGCCCAGACCGTGGGAGCCATGAAGCAGATCGCGGAGAAGATCTCCATCATCGAGGAGATCGCCCGCCAGACCAACCTGCTGGCCCTGAACGCGGCCATCGAGGCGGCTCGCGCGGGCGAGCACGGCAAAGGCTTCGCGGTGGTCGCGGCAGAGGTGCGCAAGCTGGCCGAGCGCTCCGGGCACGCGGCCTCCGAGATATCAGGCTTATCCAGCGAATCCGTGGCCGTGGCGGAGAAGGCGGGCGCCATGCTCGGAGCCATCGTCCCGGACATCAGGAAGACCGCCGAGCTGGTGCAGGAGATCGCGGCCGCCTCGCGCGAGCAGAACGCCGGGGCCGACCAGATCAACAAGGCCATCCAGCAGCTGGACCAGGTCATCCAGCAGAACGCCTCGGCCTCGGAGGAGATGGCCTCCACGTCCGAGGAGCTCTCCAGCCAGGCCGAACAGCTGCTGGCCACGGTGGGATTCTTCAGGCTCCGGGGCGGACACGCCCTGCGCCGTTCCGCGCCAAAGGCATTGCCCGCGACCATCCATACCACCCCGAGGCACGCATCGACGGCCCCGAAGGCTCCTGGCGGGCCCAGGAAAGGGGTGACGCTCGATCTCGCGCAAGACCAGGGTGACGACTTCGAGAAATTCTAG
- a CDS encoding 4Fe-4S binding protein, with amino-acid sequence MPPIIDPKKCNGCEGREESFCEEACPGDLMYVGADGKSHCHASRDCWDCMSCVKMCPRNAIETRVPYQLGYHKATLKPLMGKNSITWKCTDINGQTVTYKYRNRLDIKD; translated from the coding sequence ATGCCGCCCATTATCGACCCCAAGAAATGCAACGGCTGCGAAGGCCGCGAAGAATCGTTCTGCGAGGAGGCCTGCCCGGGCGACCTCATGTACGTGGGCGCGGACGGCAAGTCCCACTGCCACGCCAGCCGCGACTGCTGGGACTGCATGTCCTGCGTGAAGATGTGCCCGCGTAACGCCATAGAAACGCGCGTGCCGTACCAGCTGGGCTACCACAAGGCCACGCTCAAGCCCCTCATGGGCAAGAACAGCATCACCTGGAAGTGTACGGACATAAACGGCCAGACCGTCACCTACAAGTACCGCAACCGCCTGGATATCAAGGATTGA
- a CDS encoding methyl-accepting chemotaxis protein, giving the protein MKNLKLGMKIGLGFGILILIAALLGGMAMLNMGLVGKQADRLAEEIAPEVQIANMVERSAQNAMLAMRTYGLTGEDAYWDTASKALDEMEKNIKDARDLAQKYPGLVKLKENAEKAAAAAAEYRRLAGQTREADKAMATGRKVTEEGAQLFIKNCTDFQDSQTEAMQREIEAKLDPAKLRERTDKLDWIVDVTNMGNAIRVANLNAQVKRDPKVLEEAMKHFDSINGLLEKLKPITRNEANIRQLTEIKKGADMYREGMVSLLKGMVSLQELGKKRNEAGVAMIKASQDTAEGGVKETRDVTTEASSSLASASTIMGVGLVLAVIVGVGVAIFITKGITGPVVQGVGFAQKMAEGDMTQDLHVDQQDEIGVLANALRDMTQRLNEVMGEVVEGANNVASGSQELSATSETLSQGASEQAASVEEVSSSMEQMASNIQQNADNAVQTEAMALKAARDAEEGGQAVAQTVGAMKQIAEKISIIEEIARQTNLLALNAAIEAARAGEHGKGFAVVAAEVRKLAERSGYAASEISALSSESVAVAEKAGSMLGAIVPDIKKTAELVQEIAAASREQNAGADQINKAIQQLDQVIQQNASASEEMASTSEELSSQAEQLLATVGFFRLRGGHTLRRPAPKALPAAAHAAPRRASAPAKAPAPKKGVVLDLASQTHDDDFEKF; this is encoded by the coding sequence ATGAAAAATTTAAAGCTCGGAATGAAGATCGGCTTGGGATTTGGCATTCTCATCCTCATCGCCGCGCTCTTGGGTGGGATGGCCATGCTGAACATGGGCTTGGTTGGCAAACAGGCTGACCGCCTGGCCGAGGAGATCGCGCCGGAAGTGCAAATTGCCAACATGGTCGAGAGAAGCGCCCAGAACGCCATGCTGGCCATGCGTACCTACGGCCTGACCGGCGAGGACGCATACTGGGACACGGCCTCCAAAGCCCTGGACGAGATGGAAAAAAACATCAAAGATGCCAGGGATCTGGCCCAGAAGTATCCCGGCTTGGTCAAGCTCAAGGAGAACGCCGAGAAGGCGGCCGCGGCCGCGGCCGAGTACAGGCGCCTGGCTGGACAGACCCGTGAGGCCGACAAGGCCATGGCCACCGGGCGCAAGGTCACGGAAGAGGGCGCGCAACTCTTCATCAAGAACTGCACCGACTTCCAGGACAGCCAGACCGAGGCCATGCAGAGGGAGATCGAGGCCAAGCTCGATCCGGCCAAGCTCAGGGAGCGCACGGACAAGCTCGACTGGATCGTGGACGTCACCAACATGGGCAACGCCATCCGCGTGGCCAACCTCAATGCCCAGGTGAAGCGCGACCCCAAGGTTCTCGAAGAGGCCATGAAGCATTTCGACTCCATCAACGGCCTGCTGGAGAAGCTCAAGCCCATCACCCGCAACGAGGCCAACATCCGCCAGCTGACCGAGATCAAGAAGGGCGCGGACATGTATCGCGAGGGTATGGTCTCGCTGCTCAAAGGCATGGTGAGCCTGCAGGAGTTGGGCAAGAAGCGCAACGAGGCCGGAGTTGCCATGATCAAGGCTTCCCAGGATACCGCCGAGGGCGGCGTGAAGGAGACCCGGGACGTCACGACCGAGGCGTCCAGCAGCCTGGCGTCGGCCTCCACCATCATGGGCGTGGGACTGGTCCTGGCCGTGATCGTGGGCGTGGGCGTGGCCATCTTCATCACCAAGGGCATCACCGGCCCCGTGGTCCAGGGCGTCGGATTCGCCCAGAAGATGGCCGAGGGCGACATGACCCAGGACTTGCACGTGGACCAGCAGGACGAGATCGGCGTGCTGGCCAACGCCCTGCGCGACATGACCCAGCGTCTGAACGAGGTCATGGGCGAGGTGGTGGAGGGGGCCAACAACGTGGCCTCCGGCTCGCAGGAGCTTTCGGCCACCTCCGAGACCCTCTCCCAGGGGGCCAGCGAGCAGGCAGCCAGCGTGGAGGAGGTTTCCTCCTCCATGGAGCAGATGGCCTCCAACATCCAGCAGAACGCGGACAACGCCGTGCAGACCGAGGCCATGGCCCTGAAGGCCGCTAGGGACGCCGAGGAAGGCGGGCAGGCCGTGGCCCAGACCGTGGGGGCCATGAAGCAGATCGCGGAGAAGATCTCCATCATCGAGGAGATCGCCCGCCAGACCAACCTGCTGGCCCTGAACGCGGCCATCGAGGCAGCCCGCGCTGGCGAGCACGGCAAGGGCTTCGCGGTGGTCGCGGCCGAAGTGCGCAAGCTGGCCGAGCGTTCCGGGTACGCGGCCTCCGAGATTTCGGCCCTGTCCTCGGAGTCCGTGGCCGTGGCCGAGAAGGCGGGCAGCATGCTCGGGGCCATCGTCCCGGACATCAAGAAGACCGCCGAGCTGGTGCAGGAGATCGCGGCCGCCTCGCGCGAGCAGAACGCCGGAGCCGACCAGATCAACAAGGCCATCCAACAGCTGGACCAGGTCATCCAGCAGAACGCTTCGGCCTCGGAGGAGATGGCCTCCACGTCCGAGGAGCTCTCCAGCCAGGCCGAACAACTGCTGGCCACGGTGGGATTCTTCAGGCTTCGGGGAGGGCACACCCTGCGCCGGCCCGCGCCAAAGGCATTGCCCGCGGCCGCCCACGCCGCCCCGAGGCGCGCATCGGCTCCCGCGAAGGCTCCCGCCCCCAAGAAGGGCGTGGTGCTCGACCTCGCTTCGCAAACCCACGACGACGACTTCGAGAAATTCTAG
- a CDS encoding Bax inhibitor-1/YccA family protein: protein MYNAYNAQQTIPRAEALSAFMRGVYGWMAAGLGLTSVVAVAVASSPAMLRLVFNPVALIVLVIAELGLVMMLSARINRMAAGTATGMFLAYSALNGLTLSGVFIAYTASTIASAFAVSAGMFLAMSVYGLVTKRDLTSWGSFLFMGLIGMVLASLVNIFVRSSALGMLLNYVGVLVFVGLTAYDTQRLKDMGSYAPMNDATAIRRGSILGALTLYLDFINLFLIMLRLFSGNRD, encoded by the coding sequence ATGTACAACGCCTACAATGCCCAGCAGACCATACCTCGCGCCGAAGCGCTCAGCGCCTTCATGCGCGGCGTGTACGGCTGGATGGCGGCGGGCCTGGGCCTGACCTCCGTGGTGGCCGTGGCCGTGGCCTCGAGCCCGGCCATGCTCAGACTGGTCTTCAACCCCGTGGCCCTCATCGTGCTGGTCATCGCCGAACTGGGCCTGGTGATGATGCTCTCGGCCCGCATCAACCGCATGGCCGCAGGCACCGCCACGGGCATGTTCCTGGCCTACAGCGCGCTTAACGGCCTGACCCTCTCCGGCGTCTTCATCGCCTACACGGCCTCCACCATCGCCTCGGCCTTCGCCGTGAGCGCGGGCATGTTCCTGGCCATGAGCGTGTACGGCCTGGTCACCAAGCGCGACCTCACCTCCTGGGGCAGCTTCCTGTTCATGGGCCTGATCGGCATGGTGCTGGCCTCGCTGGTGAACATCTTCGTGCGGAGCTCGGCGCTCGGCATGCTGCTCAACTACGTGGGCGTGCTGGTCTTCGTGGGCCTCACCGCCTACGACACCCAGCGCCTCAAGGACATGGGCAGCTACGCTCCCATGAACGACGCCACGGCCATCCGCCGGGGCTCCATCCTGGGCGCGCTGACCCTGTACCTGGACTTCATCAACCTTTTCCTCATCATGCTGCGCCTGTTCAGCGGCAACCGCGACTGA